Proteins encoded in a region of the Saccharothrix ecbatanensis genome:
- a CDS encoding alkaline phosphatase PhoX has translation MDRRTFLRTAVVGTGTSVAFGFTLWPEAMGYPARTGPSPYGALQSADVNGIMLPQGFTSRVVARSSQTVPGTNHVWHSAPDGGACFANGTGWVYVSNAELSSGAGGVGALRFDSNGNVIGAYTTLSGTTRNCAGGETPWNTWLSCEETDRGYVFETDPFGVKPAVRRDAMGRFKHEAAAADPDRKVIYLTEDESNGGFYRFVPTTWGDLSAGRLQVLKEVNGVLSWANVPDPDGGPTRTRSQVSGMKVFNGGEGCYYRNGTCFFTTKGDNRVWAYNAVTNTIAIAYDDNLTSNPPLTGVDNITGAAVGDLYVAEDGGNMEICVITPDDVVAPFARVTGQSSSELCGVAFNPAGNRLYFSSQRGTSGTSSGGITYEVTGPFRTSL, from the coding sequence GTGGATCGTCGTACATTCCTGCGCACGGCCGTGGTGGGCACGGGCACTTCGGTGGCGTTCGGGTTCACCTTGTGGCCGGAGGCGATGGGGTACCCGGCGCGGACCGGCCCCAGCCCGTACGGTGCGCTCCAGTCCGCGGACGTCAACGGGATCATGCTGCCGCAGGGCTTCACCAGCCGGGTGGTCGCCCGTTCCAGCCAGACCGTGCCGGGCACGAACCACGTCTGGCACAGCGCTCCGGACGGCGGGGCGTGCTTCGCGAACGGCACCGGCTGGGTCTACGTGTCGAACGCCGAGCTGAGCAGCGGCGCGGGCGGCGTCGGCGCACTGCGCTTCGACAGCAACGGCAACGTCATCGGCGCCTACACCACCCTCTCCGGCACCACCCGCAACTGCGCGGGCGGCGAGACGCCGTGGAACACCTGGCTGTCGTGCGAGGAGACCGACCGCGGCTACGTGTTCGAGACCGACCCGTTCGGCGTAAAGCCCGCCGTGCGCCGTGACGCGATGGGCCGGTTCAAGCACGAGGCGGCCGCGGCCGATCCGGACCGCAAGGTGATCTACCTGACCGAGGACGAGAGCAACGGCGGTTTCTACCGCTTCGTGCCCACCACGTGGGGTGACCTGTCGGCCGGCAGGTTGCAGGTGCTCAAGGAGGTCAACGGCGTGCTGTCCTGGGCGAACGTGCCCGACCCGGACGGCGGCCCGACCCGCACCCGCAGCCAGGTCTCGGGCATGAAGGTGTTCAACGGCGGCGAAGGCTGCTACTACCGCAACGGGACCTGCTTCTTCACCACCAAGGGCGACAACCGCGTCTGGGCCTACAACGCGGTGACGAACACCATCGCCATCGCCTACGACGACAACCTCACCAGCAACCCGCCGCTGACCGGCGTGGACAACATCACCGGCGCCGCGGTGGGCGACCTCTACGTCGCCGAGGACGGCGGCAACATGGAGATCTGCGTCATCACGCCCGACGACGTCGTCGCGCCGTTCGCCCGGGTCACCGGCCAGAGCTCCTCGGAGCTGTGCGGCGTCGCGTTCAACCCGGCGGGCAACCGGCTGTACTTCTCGTCCCAGCGCGGCACGTCCGGCACCAGCAGCGGCGGCATCACCTACGAGGTCACCGGGCCGTTCCGCACGTCCCTGTGA